Within the Candidatus Effluviviaceae Genus I sp. genome, the region CGACGCCCGCCACGGCGCCTCCGGCCGCGAGGGCCACGGTGAGGTTGCGCTGGATGAGGTCAGCGAACGCGGGGGGAAACACGGCGAGCACGAGCCTGAGGACGTCGTCCTCAAGACCGAAGCCCGCGACGACGAGCTTCCCCGCGATGACGAGCACGAGAAGAAGCGGGAAGAGCGAGAAGACCGCGTAGAACGCCATGCTCGCGGCGCTCTCCGCGGCGTGCTCCTCGGAGAAGCGCCGGAAAGCGAAGCGGACGACGGCGGCAATCCCCGTCCTGAATTCGACCTTATCGTCGCTCGCGGCCGCTCGCCGTGGGGGCGACGGCCGCCGCGGCCAGGGTCGGGTCATCGTCCGAGTCCCACACGTCGTGCGCCATGATGTCGGGCACCGAGAAGTGGTCCCACACGTTGTGCCTGGCGAAGATGGTGTCGGCCTGTGTCGCCAGCACCTCGACCACGAGGTCGTAGCCCAGGTTCTCCGTGAGCGTGTTGCCGCCGGTCGAGCCGAAGGCGCCGCCCCCGAGGTCGCAGTCGCCCCGGACGCGCACGCCGGCGCCGCCGTTGCGCCTGACGACGTTCCCCTCCACGGGGCCCGTGGTCCGGAGCCACACGCCGTCGCCGGCGCAGTCCTGGACCAGGTTGTCCCCGCACAGCACGTCCGACCCGTAGGCCGCGATGCCGAGATGCGCCCCCTCGACCCAGTTCTCGACGATCTCGGCGTGCTGCCCGTAGCAGTTGATGCCGTAGGCTCCGCCGGTGACGGTGTTGTCGAACACGGAGCCGAGGGTCGAGGCCTCGACGCGGATGCCGCACGGGGCCGTGTCCTGGTGCGGAAGACCGCCCGTCGGCGCGTCGTACGGCAGCACGATGACGTTCTCCGTGATGGCGGGTGGCGTCGGGGTCGCGGTCACCACGGACACGGCGTCCCGCCCCGCCGGGCAGGTGATCACGTTCCCGTGCATGGTGAGCGCGCCGCCCACGAACGTCACCCTGACGTCGCCGTTCTCCAGCAGATTGCCCTCGATGGACATCACCTCGAACAACGAGCAAGTGGCGTAGATCCCCCCGTCGGGCAGCTCGTTCCCGACGATGCGGCAGCTGTCGCAGCCCACGAAGGTGAACTTGAGCGTGTCGCCTTCCACCAGGTTGCCCGAGACGACCGTCGTCGTGCAGTCGCGGGCCGTCACGAAGACGTCGTCGCCGATGTCGTTGTTCAGGAAGGCAGCCCGCTCGATCTCCCGCACGCTGAAGCGCACCCTCCCCCCGAGGTCGCTCCCGGCGACCGTGCACGACACGCCGGAGACGGCGCTGAACCGGAAGGACCCGGCCACCTCGCACGCGACGAGGGAGCGAGGAGCATCGCAGTCGACGTACGCCAGCAGGACGTCACCCGCGACGTCGCAGCCGTCGAGCGTGTACCACTGCGAGGGCGGCGCGTAGACGCTGCGATCGTCGACGAACTCGAGCGCGCAGTCGCGCACGAGGACGGGAGCCTGGTTCGCCGCGGTCGTGTCGGGCGCGGGGAAGCTGCAGACGTTGACGCACGCAAGGCGGGCGATGATGACCGTGTC harbors:
- a CDS encoding DUF1565 domain-containing protein, translating into MLRHNASLRIATAAALAAVILWLSGCSGGTGPGGDGPPAGHVYVDASNTGTEDGSEEHPFNTIEEALAIAVDGWVVHVAAGSYDVGDTLFVRNAVSIRGAGASGTAIGGTVCVYTASAADTVIIARLACVNVCSFPAPDTTAANQAPVLVRDCALEFVDDRSVYAPPSQWYTLDGCDVAGDVLLAYVDCDAPRSLVACEVAGSFRFSAVSGVSCTVAGSDLGGRVRFSVREIERAAFLNNDIGDDVFVTARDCTTTVVSGNLVEGDTLKFTFVGCDSCRIVGNELPDGGIYATCSLFEVMSIEGNLLENGDVRVTFVGGALTMHGNVITCPAGRDAVSVVTATPTPPAITENVIVLPYDAPTGGLPHQDTAPCGIRVEASTLGSVFDNTVTGGAYGINCYGQHAEIVENWVEGAHLGIAAYGSDVLCGDNLVQDCAGDGVWLRTTGPVEGNVVRRNGGAGVRVRGDCDLGGGAFGSTGGNTLTENLGYDLVVEVLATQADTIFARHNVWDHFSVPDIMAHDVWDSDDDPTLAAAAVAPTASGRERR